The following coding sequences are from one Shewanella eurypsychrophilus window:
- a CDS encoding aminoglycoside phosphotransferase family protein, with product MSDHRFLQLNAWLTRVFGAQLTASLISGDASFRRYFRVSHEGKNFIIMDSPPELIPVQPFIRLAAAYRNKGVNVPQVIESNVDEGFLILSDLGDVQLLSRLNNDNAEEYYSKALALLDSIAAVQDNGEDQLPLYDSVFVHRELEIFSEWLIKHHLNLTLDEDIQKMLNKSFAILVANVQEQPKVGMHRDYHSRNLMLTPDINGDEQLSVIDFQDAVIGPVTYDAVSLLRDCYVRWPDNLVNKLMEQHYNHQRQTRLIDQDTSLETYQRWFDLMGLQRHIKAAGIFARLNYRDNKPAYMADIPMTLAYICDISSRYPELQLFSQWVANTLVPAFEDTL from the coding sequence TTGTCAGATCATAGATTTCTTCAGTTAAACGCATGGCTAACCCGTGTTTTTGGCGCACAATTAACGGCCTCACTCATTTCTGGTGATGCCAGTTTTCGGCGTTATTTCAGAGTTAGTCATGAAGGTAAAAACTTCATCATCATGGACTCACCACCGGAGCTTATTCCTGTGCAACCGTTTATTAGACTAGCAGCAGCATATCGAAACAAAGGAGTGAATGTCCCTCAAGTTATTGAATCTAATGTTGATGAAGGTTTTTTGATCTTGAGTGACCTTGGTGATGTTCAGCTACTTTCACGACTGAATAATGATAATGCAGAAGAGTATTATTCTAAGGCTTTAGCGCTTTTAGACAGTATTGCAGCAGTACAAGATAACGGCGAGGATCAATTACCTTTATATGATTCAGTCTTTGTTCATAGAGAGTTAGAAATTTTTTCTGAATGGTTGATAAAACATCATTTAAATTTAACTCTTGATGAGGATATTCAGAAGATGCTTAATAAATCATTTGCGATCTTGGTCGCAAATGTACAGGAGCAACCGAAAGTAGGGATGCATCGTGATTATCATAGTCGTAACTTGATGCTAACTCCTGATATTAATGGTGATGAACAACTGAGTGTCATTGACTTTCAAGATGCTGTGATTGGCCCTGTGACTTATGATGCCGTTTCGCTCTTAAGAGATTGTTATGTTCGTTGGCCAGATAACCTGGTCAATAAATTGATGGAGCAACACTATAATCATCAACGACAAACTCGATTGATTGATCAGGATACCTCGCTGGAAACCTATCAAAGGTGGTTCGATCTAATGGGCCTACAGCGTCACATTAAGGCGGCTGGTATTTTTGCTCGTTTGAATTACAGAGATAATAAGCCAGCATATATGGCTGATATTCCAATGACTCTGGCGTATATTTGCGATATTTCATCACGTTATCCTGAGTTACAGTTATTTAGTCAGTGGGTGGCTAATACCTTAGTGCCAGCATTTGAGGATACACTATGA
- the murU gene encoding N-acetylmuramate alpha-1-phosphate uridylyltransferase MurU, producing MKAMILAAGRGERLRPLTDTLPKPLVSVLGKPLIVYHIERLASIGIKDIVINHAWLGEKLVEYLGDGSQFAVKLHYSAEESALETGGGIKRALPLLGDVFLVINGDVFMDYLPVDIDEGLSQIESGKLAHLWLVDNPVQHPNGDFLLRDGLLASHGDVGESALTFSGVGLYHRSLFEETAEACFPLAPLLKNHMRKNAISGSHFKGYWCDVGTVSRLEALELRLKN from the coding sequence ATGAAGGCGATGATTCTTGCCGCTGGTAGAGGAGAGCGACTCAGACCTCTCACAGATACGTTACCAAAGCCTTTAGTTTCTGTATTGGGTAAACCTCTAATTGTTTACCACATAGAGCGCCTAGCGAGTATTGGGATAAAAGACATTGTGATTAATCACGCCTGGTTGGGTGAAAAGCTTGTTGAATATCTTGGAGATGGAAGCCAATTTGCAGTAAAGCTACATTATAGTGCTGAAGAGAGTGCGCTAGAAACCGGTGGCGGTATCAAACGCGCTCTGCCTCTGTTGGGTGATGTTTTTTTAGTCATTAATGGGGATGTGTTTATGGATTATCTTCCTGTCGATATTGATGAAGGGCTTAGCCAGATTGAGAGTGGCAAGTTGGCCCACCTTTGGTTGGTAGATAATCCTGTGCAGCATCCTAATGGAGACTTTCTATTACGTGATGGTTTGCTCGCTTCCCATGGAGACGTCGGTGAAAGTGCCCTTACTTTTTCTGGTGTTGGCTTGTATCACAGGTCATTATTTGAAGAAACAGCTGAAGCATGCTTTCCCTTGGCGCCTTTATTGAAAAATCATATGAGGAAGAATGCCATTTCTGGTAGCCATTTTAAGGGTTATTGGTGTGACGTTGGCACTGTATCTCGGCTTGAGGCGTTAGAGCTAAGGCTTAAAAACTAG
- the djlA gene encoding co-chaperone DjlA, with amino-acid sequence MRIWGKFFGFAIGFMFGRIIGGLIGLWLGHLYDKKSAQLSGIIGKGANRQALFFNTTFAVMGHVAKASGQVTENDIRIATMLMDQMQLEGEARKEAQKAFSEGKASDFDVKACLKTFRIISMGRKELLQMFLEIQIQTALSDAELDPKEHAILLTIAQELGYSRTQLDELLKRWQAEFNFHRGGAGSQTSIEDAYDLLGLIDSSSDQEVKRAYRKLMNEHHPDKLVAKGLPQEMMELAKRKTQDIQAAYDRVKTDRGMR; translated from the coding sequence ATGCGTATTTGGGGTAAGTTTTTTGGTTTCGCCATTGGGTTCATGTTTGGCCGCATCATTGGTGGACTGATAGGTCTATGGCTAGGGCATCTATACGATAAGAAGAGTGCCCAGCTAAGTGGGATCATAGGAAAAGGAGCAAATAGACAGGCGCTGTTTTTTAACACCACTTTTGCTGTGATGGGCCATGTGGCGAAGGCTTCGGGTCAAGTGACTGAGAATGATATTCGTATCGCGACCATGCTAATGGATCAGATGCAGTTAGAAGGTGAGGCAAGAAAAGAAGCGCAGAAAGCATTTAGCGAAGGTAAAGCCAGTGATTTTGATGTTAAGGCTTGTTTAAAAACCTTCAGAATAATCTCTATGGGACGTAAAGAGTTATTGCAGATGTTTCTGGAGATTCAAATTCAGACCGCATTATCGGATGCTGAACTTGACCCGAAAGAACACGCAATACTATTGACAATTGCTCAAGAATTAGGGTACAGCCGCACTCAGCTCGATGAGTTACTAAAGCGTTGGCAGGCAGAGTTTAACTTTCATCGTGGAGGTGCTGGAAGTCAGACAAGCATCGAAGATGCTTACGATCTACTTGGCTTAATTGACTCATCATCGGATCAAGAGGTAAAACGTGCTTACCGTAAGTTGATGAATGAGCACCACCCAGACAAGCTCGTGGCTAAAGGTCTACCGCAAGAGATGATGGAGCTTGCTAAACGCAAGACACAAGATATTCAGGCCGCTTACGACAGAGTGAAAACAGATAGAGGTATGCGTTAA
- a CDS encoding outer membrane beta-barrel protein: MNKRIQLYISALASSVVLFASTVSAEVFVAPFAGYSFSASEFDVTQTETDEQGKVKIAESEHYGVMFGVTTKDPGNIYFLYSSQSTDLRAGGNFSADSITDLTVDYFHVGGSLFFPNGNLKPYVTASVGMTNMRPSGDYSNESRFSMGFGAGLEYELTPAVALFADARGYATFMSSDNALFCNGSQCVWNIHADIMWQGQVNAGIKLSF, encoded by the coding sequence ATGAATAAACGTATTCAGTTATACATATCTGCATTAGCGAGTTCAGTTGTTTTATTTGCATCCACAGTTTCGGCCGAAGTGTTTGTCGCTCCTTTTGCTGGCTACAGCTTTTCTGCCAGTGAATTTGACGTGACCCAAACTGAAACTGATGAACAGGGCAAAGTTAAAATTGCCGAATCAGAACATTATGGTGTGATGTTTGGTGTGACGACAAAAGATCCCGGCAATATCTATTTCTTATACAGCAGTCAAAGTACAGATCTTCGAGCCGGTGGTAATTTTAGCGCAGACTCTATTACAGATCTTACTGTCGATTATTTTCATGTTGGCGGATCACTTTTCTTTCCCAACGGAAACTTGAAACCCTATGTCACGGCAAGTGTGGGCATGACCAATATGCGTCCTAGTGGCGATTATTCTAATGAATCTCGATTTTCAATGGGCTTTGGTGCAGGGCTTGAGTATGAACTGACTCCGGCAGTCGCATTATTTGCAGATGCTAGGGGCTATGCCACATTTATGAGTAGTGATAACGCCCTGTTTTGTAATGGTAGCCAATGTGTCTGGAACATTCATGCCGATATTATGTGGCAGGGACAAGTCAACGCCGGGATTAAACTCAGTTTCTAA
- a CDS encoding D-2-hydroxyacid dehydrogenase: MKVVVLDSFTLNPGDLSWQSIEQFGELSCFDRTPAELVISRAIDADVILTNKTVLNASTLALLPKLQYVGVLATGTNVVDLEAASKLGIVVSNVPAYGPDAVAQMVFAHILHHTQRLAAHHQAVTQSRWTECDDFCFTLSPLQSLMGKTFGLIGYGAIGQRVANIALAFGMKVIVNTRSQQVSLPRGVEWRERETVLTQADIVSLHCPLSGSTDKLINRDTLLLMKPSAILINTARGGLIDEAALAQALEHGVIAAAGVDVLSSEPPEKNNPLLSAKNISISPHNSWATLEARQNLLNIATHNLACYVSGEKSDLGKYENQVN; the protein is encoded by the coding sequence ATGAAGGTTGTCGTCCTGGACAGTTTTACGCTTAACCCTGGGGATCTGAGTTGGCAGTCTATTGAACAGTTTGGCGAATTAAGCTGCTTTGATAGGACACCCGCCGAGTTAGTTATTTCTCGCGCCATTGATGCAGATGTCATACTCACCAATAAGACCGTACTCAATGCTAGTACCTTGGCTTTACTGCCAAAGCTGCAATATGTTGGCGTGTTAGCGACAGGAACCAATGTCGTCGATTTAGAAGCTGCCTCTAAATTGGGGATCGTGGTCAGCAATGTGCCAGCTTATGGCCCCGATGCGGTTGCTCAGATGGTATTTGCACATATTCTCCATCACACACAAAGACTCGCAGCTCACCACCAGGCCGTGACTCAAAGCCGCTGGACAGAGTGTGATGATTTCTGTTTTACCCTATCTCCACTGCAATCTCTGATGGGTAAAACGTTTGGCCTAATAGGCTATGGTGCTATTGGTCAACGAGTGGCTAATATTGCATTAGCGTTTGGCATGAAGGTCATCGTCAATACCCGCTCTCAACAAGTTAGTCTGCCAAGAGGCGTAGAGTGGAGAGAACGAGAGACAGTACTCACTCAGGCCGATATCGTGTCATTACATTGTCCTCTATCTGGTTCAACAGATAAATTAATCAATCGCGATACTTTATTGCTAATGAAACCAAGTGCTATTTTAATCAATACCGCACGTGGTGGACTTATCGATGAAGCTGCATTAGCACAAGCTCTTGAACATGGCGTTATAGCAGCCGCCGGAGTCGATGTACTTTCAAGTGAGCCGCCAGAAAAAAATAATCCTCTTTTGAGCGCTAAGAATATCTCTATCAGCCCGCATAATTCCTGGGCGACTCTCGAGGCTAGGCAAAACCTACTCAACATCGCGACTCACAATTTGGCCTGTTATGTTTCCGGTGAAAAAAGCGATCTCGGTAAGTATGAAAATCAAGTGAACTAA
- the purT gene encoding formate-dependent phosphoribosylglycinamide formyltransferase has protein sequence MIGTPHSNGAIRAMLLGCGELGKEVAIELQRLGVEVIGVDRYPNAPAMQVAHRFHTIDMLDPLALRNIIEQEKPHLVIPEIEAIATQTLVEMEAEGVKIIPTARATQLTMDREGIRRLAAETLEIATSPYVFCDTQAEFEAAIEKIGLPCVVKPVMSSSGKGQSVIRTKAQIINAWHYAQEGGRAGKGRVIVEGFVAFDYEITLLTISAINGIHFCDAIGHRQEDGDYRESWQPQAMSAQVLAKSQEIGRKVVEALGGYGLFGVELFIKGDEVYFSEVSPRPHDTGLVTLFSQDLSEFALHARAILGLPVANIAQHGPSASAVILGEGKSQDIRFEGVAAALSEPDTQVRLFGKPEIDGRRRLGVVLARSQNIEAAIDKAITASSKVKVIF, from the coding sequence ATGATAGGCACTCCACACTCCAACGGCGCAATACGCGCCATGTTACTTGGCTGCGGCGAACTTGGAAAAGAGGTCGCCATTGAACTTCAGCGCTTAGGAGTTGAAGTCATTGGTGTCGACCGCTACCCCAATGCGCCAGCTATGCAGGTCGCCCACCGATTTCACACTATTGATATGCTCGATCCACTGGCTTTAAGAAATATCATCGAACAAGAAAAACCTCACCTGGTGATCCCAGAGATTGAAGCCATTGCGACCCAAACCTTAGTGGAGATGGAAGCTGAAGGGGTTAAAATAATTCCTACAGCAAGAGCTACACAGCTGACTATGGACCGAGAAGGCATTCGACGACTGGCCGCAGAAACCCTAGAGATAGCCACATCTCCATATGTATTCTGTGACACTCAGGCTGAATTTGAAGCTGCAATTGAAAAAATTGGCCTGCCGTGTGTCGTCAAGCCAGTGATGAGCTCTTCAGGTAAAGGTCAAAGTGTCATCCGCACTAAAGCGCAGATCATCAATGCCTGGCACTATGCACAAGAAGGCGGCCGAGCGGGTAAAGGGCGCGTTATCGTCGAAGGATTTGTAGCCTTCGATTATGAAATTACTTTACTGACTATCAGTGCCATTAACGGTATTCATTTCTGTGATGCCATCGGTCACAGACAGGAAGACGGTGACTATCGAGAGTCATGGCAACCTCAGGCGATGTCTGCTCAAGTACTTGCTAAATCTCAAGAGATTGGCCGTAAAGTGGTTGAAGCGCTAGGGGGTTACGGTCTATTTGGTGTTGAGCTGTTTATCAAAGGCGATGAAGTGTACTTCTCTGAAGTTTCGCCTCGCCCTCATGATACCGGTCTTGTTACCCTGTTCAGCCAAGACTTATCTGAATTTGCCCTCCATGCACGAGCAATACTCGGCTTGCCTGTGGCCAACATAGCTCAACATGGTCCGAGTGCTTCTGCGGTTATCTTAGGCGAAGGAAAATCTCAGGACATCCGCTTCGAAGGTGTCGCTGCGGCATTGAGTGAACCAGATACTCAAGTTCGATTGTTCGGCAAACCTGAAATTGACGGTCGTCGCCGGTTAGGTGTTGTCTTAGCCAGATCACAAAATATAGAAGCTGCGATAGATAAGGCGATAACAGCAAGTAGTAAGGTTAAGGTCATCTTCTAA
- a CDS encoding DUF3302 domain-containing protein → MFLDYFALGVIFFVAIFLFYGIIVIHDIPYEIAKERNHPQQDALHIAGWVSLFTLHAIWPFLWIWATLYREDRGWGFNNVAQRELALEDEVKLLNKTVAQLELRLLSIELGKPAPVQEPTPITTTNEKEV, encoded by the coding sequence GTGTTTTTAGATTATTTTGCTTTGGGCGTGATCTTCTTCGTCGCTATATTTTTGTTCTACGGAATTATAGTCATTCATGATATTCCTTACGAGATTGCAAAGGAGCGTAATCATCCTCAACAAGATGCACTTCATATTGCTGGTTGGGTGAGTTTATTTACCTTACATGCTATCTGGCCATTTCTATGGATCTGGGCAACGTTATACAGAGAGGACAGAGGTTGGGGGTTTAACAATGTGGCTCAGCGAGAGTTAGCATTAGAGGATGAAGTGAAGCTGCTCAATAAAACGGTTGCACAACTTGAGCTACGCTTGCTGTCGATTGAGCTTGGAAAACCTGCTCCGGTGCAAGAACCTACACCAATCACCACAACGAATGAGAAGGAGGTATAA
- a CDS encoding HlyD family secretion protein: MDLLLILTYTAICIAIFKIFKIPLNKWTVPTAILGGVFIVGALVLLMNYNHPYTPFAKEYFVTTPINPAVKGIVTSVEVKPNTPIKKGEVLFRIDPTPFAAIVKQKRAALLAAEQEVPQLEAAWKAATASVERSVADKDRTKSAYDRYAKGKKRGGANSPFTELELDNKRQLYLSSEAQLSAARAEELRVKLAFESNIDGVNTKVAGILGELEKAQFDLDSTVVRAPTDGVVTQMALRPGIVAVPMPLRPLMSFIPDEKRMFAGAFWQNSLLRLKEGDEAEVILDGAPGQVFKGKVSKILPAMAEGEIQSSGALISSRHLMQRGRVIVLIELEDHEIRDRFPAGVAGQAAIYTEHFAHVAIMRKVLLRMQGWLNYLFH; the protein is encoded by the coding sequence ATGGATCTATTACTCATTCTTACCTATACCGCTATTTGTATTGCGATATTTAAAATATTTAAAATCCCATTGAATAAGTGGACAGTGCCTACAGCGATTCTTGGTGGTGTATTTATCGTCGGCGCGCTCGTGCTTTTGATGAATTATAACCACCCTTATACGCCTTTTGCGAAAGAGTACTTCGTTACCACTCCGATTAATCCTGCCGTTAAAGGCATAGTAACCAGTGTTGAAGTTAAGCCTAATACTCCGATAAAGAAAGGTGAGGTATTATTTAGAATTGACCCAACTCCTTTTGCTGCAATTGTTAAACAAAAGCGAGCCGCTTTGCTTGCTGCAGAACAAGAAGTCCCTCAACTAGAGGCTGCCTGGAAGGCTGCAACTGCCAGTGTTGAGCGTTCAGTCGCTGATAAAGACAGGACTAAATCAGCTTATGACAGATATGCTAAAGGCAAGAAAAGAGGCGGAGCTAATTCGCCATTTACAGAGCTTGAGCTAGATAATAAACGACAGCTATATCTATCATCTGAAGCCCAGTTATCAGCCGCTAGAGCAGAAGAACTGAGAGTAAAGTTAGCATTTGAATCAAACATAGATGGTGTTAATACAAAGGTCGCGGGTATTTTAGGCGAGCTTGAAAAGGCTCAGTTTGATCTTGATAGTACAGTCGTAAGGGCACCTACTGATGGTGTCGTGACTCAGATGGCGCTTCGACCTGGAATCGTGGCGGTTCCAATGCCACTTCGTCCTCTGATGAGTTTCATCCCTGATGAGAAGAGGATGTTTGCCGGTGCATTTTGGCAAAACTCACTCTTGAGACTTAAAGAGGGAGATGAAGCTGAGGTGATCTTAGACGGTGCACCTGGTCAGGTATTTAAAGGCAAGGTTTCTAAAATACTTCCGGCAATGGCAGAAGGCGAGATCCAATCTTCTGGTGCCCTCATCTCTTCACGTCACTTGATGCAACGTGGCCGTGTTATCGTCTTAATTGAGTTGGAAGATCACGAGATTAGGGATAGATTTCCAGCTGGAGTCGCTGGCCAAGCGGCTATCTATACGGAACATTTTGCCCATGTAGCGATTATGCGTAAAGTGTTATTGAGAATGCAGGGCTGGCTGAACTACTTGTTCCACTAG